One stretch of Gavia stellata isolate bGavSte3 chromosome 25, bGavSte3.hap2, whole genome shotgun sequence DNA includes these proteins:
- the CRK gene encoding adapter molecule crk isoform X2, giving the protein MAGQFDSEDRASWYWGRLSRTEAVSLLQGQRHGTFLVRDSGTIPGDFVLSVSESSRVSHYIVNSLGPAGGRRAGGEGLNPTRFRIGDQEFDSLPSLLEFYKIHYLDTTTLIEPVSRSRQNSGVILRQEEAEYVRALFDFNGNDEEDLPFKKGDILRIRDKPEEQWWNAEDSEGKRGMIPVPYVEKYRPSSASVSTVIGGNQDSSHPQPLGGPEPGPYAQPSINTPLPNLQNGPIYARVIQKRVPNAYDKTALALEVGELVKVTKINVSGQWEGECNGRRGHFPFTHVRLLDQQNPEEDFS; this is encoded by the exons ATGGCCGGGCAGTTCGACTCCGAGGACCGGGCGAGCTGGTACTGGGGGCGGCTGAGCCGGACCGAGGCGGTGTCGCTGCTGCAGGGGCAGCGCCACGGGACCTTCCTGGTCCGCGACTCGGGCACCATCCCCGGAGACTTCGTGCTCTCGGTGTCCGAGAGCTCCCGCGTCTCGCACTACATCGTCAACAGTCTggggccggcgggaggccgGCGGGCCGGCGGCGAGG GTTTGAATCCCACCAGATTTCGAATAGGTGACCAAGAGTTTGATTCTTTGCCATCTTTACTGGAATTCTACAAAATACACTATTTGGACACTACAACCTTGATAGAACCAGTTTCCCGATCCAGGCAGAATAGTGGCGTTATCCTcaggcaggaggaagctgaATATGTGCGAGCTCTCTTTGACTTTAATGGAAATGATGAAGAAGATCTTCCATTTAAGAAAGGAGACATACTGAGAATCCGGGATAAACCTGAAGAGCAATGGTGGAATGCAGAAGACAGCGAAGGAAAGAGGGGAATGATACCTGTTCCTTACGTCGAGAAGTATAGACCTTCCTCTGCTTCAGTATCTACTGTCATTGGAGGTAACCAGGATAGTTCCCACCCACAACCACTGGGTGGGCCGGAGCCAGGGCCCTATGCCCAGCCCAGCATCAACACTCCGCTCCCTAACCTTCAGAATGGCCCTATTTATGCCCGGGTTATCCAGAAGCGAGTCCCTAATGCCTACGACAAGACAGCCTTGGCTTTGGAG GTCGGTGAGCTGGTAAAGGTCACAAAGATTAATGTGAGTGGTCAGTGGGAAGGAGAATGTAACGGCAGACGTGGTCACTTTCCATTCACACATGTCCGTCTGCTGGATCAACAGAATCCTGAGGAGGACTTCAGCTGA
- the CRK gene encoding adapter molecule crk isoform X1 — translation MAGQFDSEDRASWYWGRLSRTEAVSLLQGQRHGTFLVRDSGTIPGDFVLSVSESSRVSHYIVNSLGPAGGRRAGGEGPGAPGLNPTRFRIGDQEFDSLPSLLEFYKIHYLDTTTLIEPVSRSRQNSGVILRQEEAEYVRALFDFNGNDEEDLPFKKGDILRIRDKPEEQWWNAEDSEGKRGMIPVPYVEKYRPSSASVSTVIGGNQDSSHPQPLGGPEPGPYAQPSINTPLPNLQNGPIYARVIQKRVPNAYDKTALALEVGELVKVTKINVSGQWEGECNGRRGHFPFTHVRLLDQQNPEEDFS, via the exons ATGGCCGGGCAGTTCGACTCCGAGGACCGGGCGAGCTGGTACTGGGGGCGGCTGAGCCGGACCGAGGCGGTGTCGCTGCTGCAGGGGCAGCGCCACGGGACCTTCCTGGTCCGCGACTCGGGCACCATCCCCGGAGACTTCGTGCTCTCGGTGTCCGAGAGCTCCCGCGTCTCGCACTACATCGTCAACAGTCTggggccggcgggaggccgGCGGGCCGGCGGCGAGGGCCCTGGGGCCCCGG GTTTGAATCCCACCAGATTTCGAATAGGTGACCAAGAGTTTGATTCTTTGCCATCTTTACTGGAATTCTACAAAATACACTATTTGGACACTACAACCTTGATAGAACCAGTTTCCCGATCCAGGCAGAATAGTGGCGTTATCCTcaggcaggaggaagctgaATATGTGCGAGCTCTCTTTGACTTTAATGGAAATGATGAAGAAGATCTTCCATTTAAGAAAGGAGACATACTGAGAATCCGGGATAAACCTGAAGAGCAATGGTGGAATGCAGAAGACAGCGAAGGAAAGAGGGGAATGATACCTGTTCCTTACGTCGAGAAGTATAGACCTTCCTCTGCTTCAGTATCTACTGTCATTGGAGGTAACCAGGATAGTTCCCACCCACAACCACTGGGTGGGCCGGAGCCAGGGCCCTATGCCCAGCCCAGCATCAACACTCCGCTCCCTAACCTTCAGAATGGCCCTATTTATGCCCGGGTTATCCAGAAGCGAGTCCCTAATGCCTACGACAAGACAGCCTTGGCTTTGGAG GTCGGTGAGCTGGTAAAGGTCACAAAGATTAATGTGAGTGGTCAGTGGGAAGGAGAATGTAACGGCAGACGTGGTCACTTTCCATTCACACATGTCCGTCTGCTGGATCAACAGAATCCTGAGGAGGACTTCAGCTGA